The uncultured Fibrobacter sp. genome includes the window CCGGTTGCAAGTGCTGCGCAAACGCCTTCTATTCCGGAGAGTTACAAGGATATTCAATTCCCTGAATACCGCTACGTGGCTCCGTATCCGAAAGACTATCGTGTTGAAATTGCTCCCGGCGTTGTGGGTTACATCGTGAGTGACCGAAGCCTGCCTTTGGTGAATTTTACGGTTTACTTCGACGAGTCGAGTGTTCCGGCAGTCCTTAAGGACGAGGCTGCCTCTTCGATGGTCGGGAGTATGCTTCGTCGCGGTGCCGGTGGCGGTATTTCCGCTCGCGCACTGGATGATTCGCTTGAGTTTATCAGTGCCGGCTTAAGCTCTTCGGTGGGTACGTTTGCGTCGATGTTCGATATCGACTGCCTGTCGAAGGATTTCCCGGGAATGCTGAATCTTGCAAAGCAGGTCCTGACGGCTCCTGCATTCGACAAGGAACAGTTTGAAATTTTACGTGCGAATTTCTTGACGGCATACGACCGTCGCTACGATACTCCCGCGAAGGTGCTTTCTGCGCTTCGCTCCAAGGTGAATTACGCTCCGAATCCAAGACTCTGGGACGCCAATGCCGATGACTATAAGAAGGTCTCGGTTGCTGATGTGAAGCGTCTTGCACAAGGCGTCTACTCTTCGGATCACATTATTTTTGCACTTTCCGGTGATGTCGATCGGGATTCGGCGGTCGCGGTGCTCAAGGAGTTTTTCGAAGGCTGGAAAGCTGCGTTGAAGGCCCCTTCAAAACCGACGAAGACCGCCCAGACGAAAGCCCCTGCTCCAGAACAGCTGTCGTTTGTGCGCAAGCCGGGGATCTATGTGGTGGACAAGGATATTACGCAGGCGAATATCTCTATGAACCAACCGTTCGTTCGTAGACCTCACGAGGACTATTATCCTGCTGCAGTGGCGAACTTTATTCTGGGTGGCGGAAGCTTTACGAGCCGCCTGATGAACCGTGTGCGCAGTGACGAGGGTCTTGCCTATAGTGTCTACAGTTCGGTCGGGAACGACTACCGCGATACGGCCATGGTGACAATCGCCTTGCAGACCAAGGTAGAGTCGGTTGAATTTGCTCTGAAACTTATCCGCGAGGTGGTGGAGGAATTTGCGAAGAACGGTCCGACGGAAGATGAACTTGTTCAGGCGAAAAAGTCGCTGATCGAAAGCCTCCCGAGCCTGTTCGACAGCCCGTCTTCGACGGCAGAAATTTTTGCAAAAGGTGAACTGCTCGGAAAATCGTTTGACCATTATCTGGACTACGTGAAGGAAATCAATGCGGTGACGGCGGAGCAGGTGAAGGCGATGGTGAAGAAGTATTTCGACATGGACAAGATGACGGTCTCGATTGTCGCGCCGGTTGCAAAGCTTGAATCGCTGAAGCCTTTTACCGTTGTTTCTCAGGATAGCTTGGAATTTAGGGACAGGTGAATATGTTGCGGAACGTGATGGTTTCTTTAGTTCTTGCCTTGCTGGTCAGCGTTGTATGCCCTGTTTCTCTGTGGGCAGAAGATGCTGCTGT containing:
- a CDS encoding pitrilysin family protein, which codes for MINVKICRFSLPLLLASLFLMLACAGAPEPETEPVAEQAIAAELPKDSAAAPVASAAQTPSIPESYKDIQFPEYRYVAPYPKDYRVEIAPGVVGYIVSDRSLPLVNFTVYFDESSVPAVLKDEAASSMVGSMLRRGAGGGISARALDDSLEFISAGLSSSVGTFASMFDIDCLSKDFPGMLNLAKQVLTAPAFDKEQFEILRANFLTAYDRRYDTPAKVLSALRSKVNYAPNPRLWDANADDYKKVSVADVKRLAQGVYSSDHIIFALSGDVDRDSAVAVLKEFFEGWKAALKAPSKPTKTAQTKAPAPEQLSFVRKPGIYVVDKDITQANISMNQPFVRRPHEDYYPAAVANFILGGGSFTSRLMNRVRSDEGLAYSVYSSVGNDYRDTAMVTIALQTKVESVEFALKLIREVVEEFAKNGPTEDELVQAKKSLIESLPSLFDSPSSTAEIFAKGELLGKSFDHYLDYVKEINAVTAEQVKAMVKKYFDMDKMTVSIVAPVAKLESLKPFTVVSQDSLEFRDR